From Neomonachus schauinslandi chromosome 12, ASM220157v2, whole genome shotgun sequence, the proteins below share one genomic window:
- the GSTK1 gene encoding glutathione S-transferase kappa 1 isoform X3 yields the protein MGPLPRTLELFYDVLSPYSWLGFEVLCRYKNIWNINLQLRPSLIAGIMKDSGNQPPALLPRKAQYLRNDVRLLGQHVQIPVQFPKDFFSVILEKGSLSAMRFLTAVSMEHPEMLEKVSRELWMRVWSRAAEKAGMSTEQARGLLEKISTPNVKNKLKETTEAACKYGAFGLPITVAHLDGQTHMLFGSDRMELLAHLLGEKWMGPVPPAINARL from the exons ATGGGACCCCTGCCGCGCACCCTGGAGCTCTTCTACGATGTGCTGTCGCCCTACTCCTGGTTGGGCTTCGAG GTCCTGTGCCGGTATAAGAACATCTGGAACATCAACCTGCAGTTGCGCCCCAGCCTCATTGCGGGGATCATGAAAGACAGTG GAAACCAGCCACCAGCTCTGCTTCCCCGCAAAGCCCAATATCTGAGAAATGATGTTAGGCTCCTGGGACAGCATGTCCAGATTCCTGTGCAGTTCCCCAAGGATTTCTTCTCTGTGATCCTTGAAAAAG GAAGTTTATCAGCCATGAGATTCCTCACCGCTGTGAGCATGGAGCACCCAGAGATGCTGGAGAAAGTGTCCAGGGAACTATGGATGCGTGTCTGGTCACGG GCTGCAGAGAAAGCTGGCATGTCTACAGAACAAGCCCGGGGACTCCTGGAAAAGATCTCAACACCAAACGTGAAGAACAAGCTCAAGGAGACCACCGAGGCAGCCTGCAAATATGGG GCTTTTGGGCTGCCGATCACTGTGGCCCATCTGGATGGCCAAACCCACATGCTGTTTGGCTCTGACCGGATGGAGTTGCTGGCACACCTGCTGG GAGAGAAGTGGATGGGCCCTGTGCCTCCAGCCATAAATGCCAGACTTTAA
- the GSTK1 gene encoding glutathione S-transferase kappa 1 isoform X1: MGPLPRTLELFYDVLSPYSWLGFEVLCRYKNIWNINLQLRPSLIAGIMKDSGNQPPALLPRKAQYLRNDVRLLGQHVQIPVQFPKDFFSVILEKGSLSAMRFLTAVSMEHPEMLEKVSRELWMRVWSRDEDISEPQSILAAAEKAGMSTEQARGLLEKISTPNVKNKLKETTEAACKYGAFGLPITVAHLDGQTHMLFGSDRMELLAHLLGEKWMGPVPPAINARL; encoded by the exons ATGGGACCCCTGCCGCGCACCCTGGAGCTCTTCTACGATGTGCTGTCGCCCTACTCCTGGTTGGGCTTCGAG GTCCTGTGCCGGTATAAGAACATCTGGAACATCAACCTGCAGTTGCGCCCCAGCCTCATTGCGGGGATCATGAAAGACAGTG GAAACCAGCCACCAGCTCTGCTTCCCCGCAAAGCCCAATATCTGAGAAATGATGTTAGGCTCCTGGGACAGCATGTCCAGATTCCTGTGCAGTTCCCCAAGGATTTCTTCTCTGTGATCCTTGAAAAAG GAAGTTTATCAGCCATGAGATTCCTCACCGCTGTGAGCATGGAGCACCCAGAGATGCTGGAGAAAGTGTCCAGGGAACTATGGATGCGTGTCTGGTCACGG GATGAAGACATCTCGGAGCCCCAGAGCATCCTGGCC GCTGCAGAGAAAGCTGGCATGTCTACAGAACAAGCCCGGGGACTCCTGGAAAAGATCTCAACACCAAACGTGAAGAACAAGCTCAAGGAGACCACCGAGGCAGCCTGCAAATATGGG GCTTTTGGGCTGCCGATCACTGTGGCCCATCTGGATGGCCAAACCCACATGCTGTTTGGCTCTGACCGGATGGAGTTGCTGGCACACCTGCTGG GAGAGAAGTGGATGGGCCCTGTGCCTCCAGCCATAAATGCCAGACTTTAA
- the GSTK1 gene encoding glutathione S-transferase kappa 1 isoform X4, giving the protein MGPLPRTLELFYDVLSPYSWLGFEVLCRYKNIWNINLQLRPSLIAGIMKDSGSLSAMRFLTAVSMEHPEMLEKVSRELWMRVWSRDEDISEPQSILAAAEKAGMSTEQARGLLEKISTPNVKNKLKETTEAACKYGAFGLPITVAHLDGQTHMLFGSDRMELLAHLLGEKWMGPVPPAINARL; this is encoded by the exons ATGGGACCCCTGCCGCGCACCCTGGAGCTCTTCTACGATGTGCTGTCGCCCTACTCCTGGTTGGGCTTCGAG GTCCTGTGCCGGTATAAGAACATCTGGAACATCAACCTGCAGTTGCGCCCCAGCCTCATTGCGGGGATCATGAAAGACAGTG GAAGTTTATCAGCCATGAGATTCCTCACCGCTGTGAGCATGGAGCACCCAGAGATGCTGGAGAAAGTGTCCAGGGAACTATGGATGCGTGTCTGGTCACGG GATGAAGACATCTCGGAGCCCCAGAGCATCCTGGCC GCTGCAGAGAAAGCTGGCATGTCTACAGAACAAGCCCGGGGACTCCTGGAAAAGATCTCAACACCAAACGTGAAGAACAAGCTCAAGGAGACCACCGAGGCAGCCTGCAAATATGGG GCTTTTGGGCTGCCGATCACTGTGGCCCATCTGGATGGCCAAACCCACATGCTGTTTGGCTCTGACCGGATGGAGTTGCTGGCACACCTGCTGG GAGAGAAGTGGATGGGCCCTGTGCCTCCAGCCATAAATGCCAGACTTTAA
- the GSTK1 gene encoding glutathione S-transferase kappa 1 isoform X2: MGPLPRTLELFYDVLSPYSWLGFEVLCRYKNIWNINLQLRPSLIAGIMKDRNQPPALLPRKAQYLRNDVRLLGQHVQIPVQFPKDFFSVILEKGSLSAMRFLTAVSMEHPEMLEKVSRELWMRVWSRDEDISEPQSILAAAEKAGMSTEQARGLLEKISTPNVKNKLKETTEAACKYGAFGLPITVAHLDGQTHMLFGSDRMELLAHLLGEKWMGPVPPAINARL; this comes from the exons ATGGGACCCCTGCCGCGCACCCTGGAGCTCTTCTACGATGTGCTGTCGCCCTACTCCTGGTTGGGCTTCGAG GTCCTGTGCCGGTATAAGAACATCTGGAACATCAACCTGCAGTTGCGCCCCAGCCTCATTGCGGGGATCATGAAAGACA GAAACCAGCCACCAGCTCTGCTTCCCCGCAAAGCCCAATATCTGAGAAATGATGTTAGGCTCCTGGGACAGCATGTCCAGATTCCTGTGCAGTTCCCCAAGGATTTCTTCTCTGTGATCCTTGAAAAAG GAAGTTTATCAGCCATGAGATTCCTCACCGCTGTGAGCATGGAGCACCCAGAGATGCTGGAGAAAGTGTCCAGGGAACTATGGATGCGTGTCTGGTCACGG GATGAAGACATCTCGGAGCCCCAGAGCATCCTGGCC GCTGCAGAGAAAGCTGGCATGTCTACAGAACAAGCCCGGGGACTCCTGGAAAAGATCTCAACACCAAACGTGAAGAACAAGCTCAAGGAGACCACCGAGGCAGCCTGCAAATATGGG GCTTTTGGGCTGCCGATCACTGTGGCCCATCTGGATGGCCAAACCCACATGCTGTTTGGCTCTGACCGGATGGAGTTGCTGGCACACCTGCTGG GAGAGAAGTGGATGGGCCCTGTGCCTCCAGCCATAAATGCCAGACTTTAA